In Populus alba chromosome 1, ASM523922v2, whole genome shotgun sequence, a single window of DNA contains:
- the LOC118039159 gene encoding RING-H2 finger protein ATL22 — translation MDACLFYILFFSMFLTIKALESNCPTVKCSHDGPDIRFPFRVAGRQPQHCGQPGFDLVCKENTTMIDFPSYGPLVVKSISYDFRKLSLLDPQNCVHEVFLNLNPSGTPFQYYYLLKNFTYLNCSTRLSPSLNEVSCLSDSRNHVYTVESSFHMPFSCRQLKTIPIPFSYSPYLADNSFGLGLTWSLPGCEDCESRGGGSCVFQSKEGLKTGCPSIAQDKGFAIVNLLSSGTGSMILIILVFIFVMISIKVYFRQKLKVDEEAENENLL, via the exons ATGGATGCTTGTCTGTTCTATATTCTCTTTTTCTCCATGTTTCTAACCATAAAGGCTCTTGAGTCCAACTGCCCAACGGTTAAGTGCAGTCACGACGGTCCTGATATTCGTTTCCCATTCCGGGTAGCAGGCCGGCAGCCCCAGCACTGTGGTCAACCTGGTTTCGACCTTGTCTGCAAAGAAAACACCACCATGATTGATTTTCCATCTTATGGACCCTTGGTTGTGAAATCCATCTCTTATGACTTCAGAAAACTCAGTCTTCTTGACCCCCAAAATTGTGTCCATGAAGTCTTTCTTAATCTCAACCCCTCTGGCACACCTTTCCAGTATTACTATCTTTTGAAGAATTTCACATACCTCAACTGTTCAACCAGGCTTTCGCCTTCTCTCAACGAAGTTTCATGCTTGAGTGACTCCAGGAATCATGTTTACACCGTAGAATCCTCGTTTCACATGCCATTTTCTTGCAGGCAATTGAAGACTATTCCCATTCCATTTTCATACAGTCCTTATCTTGCTGACAATAGTTTTGGCCTTGGATTGACTTGGAGTTTGCCTGGATGTGAAGATTGTGAATCAAGAGGAGGAGGCTCTTGTGTGTTCCAGTCCAAAGAAGGACTGAAAACAGGCTGTCCCAGCATAGCACAGGATAAAG GTTTTGCAATTGTAAATTTATTGTCAAGTGGAACTGGGTCTATGATCTTGATCATTCTGGTGTTTATTTTCGTGATGATTAGCATCAAAGTCTACTTTAGGCAGAAACTGAAGGTGGATGAAGAGGCAGAGAATGAGAATCTACTTTAG